A stretch of Myroides oncorhynchi DNA encodes these proteins:
- a CDS encoding DUF3320 domain-containing protein: MEQNISIKLSVQKYNYFNYTFCIQKYHFIQRLLIENQQTSYEGVKIVITSQLGFFEDNSIHIERLEANTAYTIVKFDFKYNLHFIRNIVEKDIDTIQIRLYSEEEIIAETFFQIDVLPIDYFGGIDVFPELLASYILPNHDAILPIKTNAIRILESNKLTPSFEGYQSRDRERVLQMVSAIYRSIQSMDLVYSALPPSYERTGQRVRLLDQVVETKFGNCLDITLLFAACLEAINLNPILILTKGHIFVGVWLVDDRFESMVNFDQTAITKRAAANISELIVIESTMMCKGATHTLKEAMASAESQLLRSSDFLLSIDVMTARINNILPLPIHRKIDGEIIIEQEFEVNKPKDNIDKRFEQTNVYADLELGEGLNISKQRVWERKLLDLSLRNNLLNTRFTKSILQLIDVNVSSLEDSLAEGKTYTIQGSSTQEILSRYNLYFPPLHSSDNLYEVVESEFKNNRLYSYYNEYDLDNILVNLHRNSKLAEEENGKSTLYLGIGLLKWYEPKSADTVRYAPILLVPVELNRRSINSKFVLRGREEETMINITLLEYLRQEFKLDMSALEDLPMDESGVDVPKVLALIRKTILNLKGWDVLDQVILGTFSFSKLILWQDISKYSDKLQESTIVKSLLTGSLTAPFDTLSSSDEELEQLSSYELTLPISTDNSQLEAVRNAHANNSFVLHGPPGTGKSQTITNIIADALANGKKVLFVAAKKAALDVVHHRLEKIGLGPFCLELHSNKTRKSDVLAQFEATLDVPMYKGTYDFKEASNRIDERKSELRKYVAQLHHCFTIGWTLYDTIAYLELNNVELNNNVIVNIKLEEVSQANYLKWTDWVIPMDALCKKIDNPATHPLRSLNIIEHKYDIQNNIKEVLSDYKYVAREYEHLGLEYKFDLLSNNHLNPNNLKELFELIAKSNLSYELVDLYFDENQFNLLNKWAELQQRRIKIEEVIGRQFNKKILEIDLSLYEQQWNISKHQWFLPKWLKQRKVKSFLNGYAKLKVSETADIEQLFAQAEEYKKIKQNCENAIYKDVNKLSNVYYSNNNLDIETIYKELDNLSLISSLSHQCGFTGIDTWLLHFYKNTNVRRGVSEILTFLKTFTVKYQGIQEITNSTSAPLSSEVDTILANLDKLSDWINYNVYRREGIAIDLEWFIKLLENGVIDKDNLSNDLERILHINLFIQTVSHSFALSGFDSKIYETLIKQYQDIHNEYTELNKSQLILKLSSRIPRSSNEFIQNSELGMLKRAIRSRGRGMSLRKLFDQMPNLLPRLKPCMLMSPISVAQYFNVSTDHFDLVIFDEASQLPTAEAISALARAKQAIIVGDPKQMPPTTFFASNKIDEDNLELEDLESILDDCLALSLPSKYLLRHYRSKHESLISFSNANFYDNKLLTFPSKDDLDRKVTFEFIADGVYEKGKSRTNKLEAKAIIQYIKLHYEQPNPKTLGVVTFSQTQQTLIEDMLTDMLKSNPTVEEKMLGASETLFIKNLENVQGDERDIILFSIGYGPDEEGKVSMNFGPLNRDGGWRRLNVAVTRARYEMKIFSSIKGDQIDLRRTNSEGVKGLKNFLEFAEKGYVNLVESEEVRKNDKLIQSIAKYLNANGLEVKMNIGTSGYRLDIGVVDKNNPNQYIVGILVDGLNYYNVKTTNDRELLIPGVLKGLGWDIYRIWTIDWFKNKELIIKDLKEKIDNLYTNAVEPVVSINPNDFIHKHLVEITDTGIISNQKAYNRVALQTVVEANPEAIYEMSNRNMIQNQMYDLIQIEGPISQSYLFKKIMNAWSISRTSSKLQAYFVELVNAVPNTVSVPSYQEFYWNEEVYKRGLTHYRDNTIEKRNIEDISPEEIELAIIELLKSNFSVPHEDLTKAIGKAFDFSKLGSQMDQVIQHVIKKMLVEDKIIYQFDKIVLKE, encoded by the coding sequence ATGGAACAAAACATATCGATTAAACTATCTGTACAGAAGTATAATTACTTCAATTACACTTTTTGTATACAGAAATATCATTTTATACAACGACTTTTAATTGAAAACCAACAGACTTCTTATGAAGGAGTGAAGATAGTTATCACTTCACAACTTGGTTTTTTTGAAGATAATAGCATTCATATAGAGCGATTAGAAGCAAATACTGCTTATACGATTGTTAAATTTGACTTTAAATATAATCTACATTTTATCCGCAATATCGTGGAGAAAGATATAGATACGATACAGATTAGATTATATTCTGAAGAGGAGATTATTGCAGAGACTTTCTTTCAGATTGATGTATTGCCAATAGACTATTTCGGGGGAATTGATGTTTTTCCTGAGTTGTTGGCGTCTTATATCTTACCTAATCACGATGCTATTTTGCCGATTAAAACGAATGCGATTAGAATATTAGAAAGCAATAAGTTAACTCCCTCATTTGAAGGATATCAGTCTAGAGATAGAGAGCGTGTACTACAGATGGTATCAGCTATCTATCGTTCTATACAGAGTATGGATTTGGTGTATAGTGCATTACCACCTAGTTATGAGCGTACAGGACAGCGTGTTAGGTTATTAGATCAGGTAGTAGAAACTAAGTTTGGTAACTGTTTAGACATTACCTTGTTATTTGCTGCGTGCCTTGAAGCTATTAATCTTAATCCTATTTTGATCTTAACAAAAGGGCATATTTTCGTAGGAGTGTGGCTAGTTGATGATCGATTTGAATCGATGGTGAACTTTGATCAGACAGCTATTACTAAGCGTGCGGCGGCTAATATTAGCGAGCTAATCGTGATAGAGTCTACGATGATGTGCAAGGGGGCAACTCATACACTGAAAGAAGCGATGGCTTCTGCGGAGTCACAATTACTGCGTTCTTCTGATTTCTTATTGTCTATCGATGTAATGACAGCTCGTATAAATAATATATTGCCTTTACCTATCCATCGCAAGATAGATGGGGAAATTATAATAGAGCAGGAATTCGAAGTGAACAAGCCAAAAGACAATATAGACAAGCGCTTTGAACAGACGAATGTGTATGCTGATCTAGAACTAGGAGAGGGATTAAATATCTCAAAACAACGTGTTTGGGAACGCAAGCTACTTGATCTTTCGCTGAGAAATAACCTGTTAAATACCCGTTTCACTAAAAGTATCTTACAATTAATAGATGTCAATGTCAGCAGTCTTGAAGATTCATTAGCTGAAGGCAAAACATATACTATACAGGGAAGCAGTACACAGGAGATATTGAGTAGATATAATCTGTATTTTCCGCCTTTGCATTCTTCTGATAATTTGTACGAAGTAGTAGAGTCAGAGTTTAAAAATAATAGATTATACAGCTATTATAATGAGTATGATTTAGATAATATCTTAGTCAATCTACATCGTAATTCTAAATTAGCAGAAGAGGAGAATGGTAAGAGTACACTATATCTAGGAATAGGATTGCTAAAATGGTATGAGCCAAAATCAGCTGACACTGTTAGATATGCACCTATTCTATTAGTTCCTGTAGAGTTAAATCGCCGTTCTATCAACTCTAAATTCGTCTTGCGAGGTAGAGAGGAGGAGACGATGATTAATATTACATTGCTAGAGTACCTACGTCAGGAGTTTAAGCTTGATATGTCTGCTTTAGAGGATTTGCCTATGGATGAGTCAGGTGTTGATGTTCCTAAAGTATTGGCTTTAATTAGAAAGACGATTCTCAACTTAAAGGGATGGGATGTACTAGATCAAGTTATTCTAGGGACATTCTCTTTTAGTAAGCTGATCTTATGGCAAGACATTTCTAAATACTCAGATAAATTACAAGAAAGCACGATTGTTAAGAGCCTTTTGACAGGGAGTCTTACTGCTCCATTTGATACTTTAAGCAGTAGTGACGAAGAGTTAGAACAGCTATCTTCGTATGAATTGACTTTGCCGATATCGACTGATAATTCCCAATTAGAGGCAGTTAGAAATGCCCACGCGAATAATAGCTTTGTTCTTCACGGACCTCCAGGTACAGGTAAGTCGCAGACTATTACTAATATCATTGCTGATGCGTTAGCGAATGGTAAAAAAGTGCTATTCGTGGCGGCTAAGAAGGCTGCTCTAGATGTAGTACATCACAGGTTAGAGAAGATAGGATTAGGGCCATTCTGTTTGGAATTACACTCTAATAAAACGAGAAAATCAGATGTATTAGCACAGTTTGAAGCTACGCTAGACGTGCCAATGTATAAGGGTACTTACGACTTTAAGGAAGCGTCTAATCGCATAGATGAACGAAAAAGTGAACTGAGAAAGTATGTGGCGCAACTACATCATTGTTTTACGATAGGGTGGACTTTATATGACACCATAGCTTATCTAGAGCTAAATAATGTTGAGTTAAATAACAACGTTATTGTGAACATCAAATTAGAAGAAGTAAGCCAAGCGAATTATTTAAAGTGGACAGATTGGGTGATTCCGATGGATGCTTTATGTAAGAAAATAGATAATCCGGCTACGCATCCTTTACGTTCTTTAAATATAATAGAACATAAGTATGACATTCAAAACAACATAAAAGAAGTACTATCTGACTATAAATATGTAGCGCGTGAGTATGAACATTTAGGTTTAGAGTATAAGTTCGACCTGCTGTCTAATAATCACTTGAATCCAAATAACTTAAAAGAGCTTTTTGAACTTATAGCGAAGAGCAATTTATCTTATGAATTAGTTGATCTATACTTTGATGAGAATCAGTTTAACTTACTGAATAAGTGGGCAGAATTACAACAAAGAAGAATTAAGATAGAGGAAGTTATAGGACGTCAGTTTAATAAGAAAATATTAGAGATAGATTTGTCTCTCTATGAACAACAGTGGAATATTTCTAAGCACCAATGGTTCTTACCTAAATGGTTAAAACAGAGAAAAGTCAAGTCATTCTTAAACGGATATGCTAAGTTAAAGGTGAGTGAAACTGCTGATATAGAACAGTTATTTGCGCAAGCTGAAGAGTATAAAAAAATCAAACAGAACTGTGAGAATGCTATTTACAAGGATGTAAATAAGCTATCTAATGTCTATTATTCAAATAACAATCTAGATATAGAGACGATATATAAAGAATTAGACAATCTTAGCCTTATTTCTTCTTTATCACATCAGTGTGGCTTCACAGGTATTGATACTTGGTTATTACACTTCTATAAAAACACAAATGTTAGAAGAGGAGTTTCGGAGATTCTGACATTCTTAAAAACCTTTACTGTTAAGTACCAAGGTATTCAAGAAATTACTAATTCTACTTCGGCGCCTTTAAGTAGTGAAGTAGATACTATTTTAGCGAACCTAGATAAACTAAGTGATTGGATTAATTATAATGTTTATAGACGCGAGGGGATAGCTATTGATCTAGAGTGGTTTATTAAGTTGTTAGAAAACGGTGTTATCGATAAAGATAATTTGTCTAATGACCTAGAGCGTATCTTACACATTAATCTGTTTATACAGACAGTAAGTCATTCATTTGCCTTAAGTGGTTTTGATTCAAAAATATACGAGACGCTGATCAAACAGTATCAAGATATACATAACGAGTATACAGAACTTAATAAGAGTCAGTTAATTCTGAAACTTAGTAGTCGTATTCCTCGCTCATCTAATGAGTTCATTCAGAATTCAGAGCTAGGGATGCTTAAACGTGCTATACGCAGTAGAGGTAGGGGAATGAGCTTGAGAAAGCTCTTTGATCAAATGCCTAACTTACTACCACGCTTAAAACCGTGTATGCTAATGAGCCCTATCTCTGTGGCACAGTACTTTAATGTGAGTACAGATCACTTTGATTTGGTGATCTTTGATGAGGCATCTCAGTTGCCAACCGCAGAGGCTATTAGTGCATTAGCTAGAGCAAAACAAGCGATAATAGTAGGGGATCCTAAGCAGATGCCACCGACTACTTTCTTTGCGTCTAATAAAATAGATGAAGACAACTTAGAGTTAGAGGATCTTGAGAGTATCCTAGATGACTGTTTAGCATTATCATTACCTTCTAAGTATCTGTTAAGACACTATAGAAGTAAGCACGAGAGTTTGATCTCATTTAGTAATGCTAACTTCTATGATAACAAGTTGTTGACGTTCCCGTCTAAAGATGATTTAGACCGAAAAGTAACGTTCGAGTTTATAGCAGATGGAGTCTATGAGAAAGGGAAATCACGTACAAATAAATTAGAAGCTAAAGCAATTATTCAATACATCAAACTTCACTACGAACAGCCTAACCCTAAAACATTAGGAGTGGTTACATTTAGTCAAACGCAGCAGACCTTGATAGAAGATATGCTAACAGATATGCTTAAGAGTAATCCGACAGTAGAGGAGAAGATGTTAGGAGCTTCTGAGACCTTATTTATCAAGAACCTTGAGAATGTACAGGGGGATGAGCGTGATATTATCTTATTTTCTATTGGGTATGGACCTGATGAAGAAGGTAAAGTGTCAATGAACTTCGGTCCTTTAAATAGAGATGGAGGATGGCGTCGTCTGAATGTAGCTGTGACTAGAGCGCGCTATGAAATGAAGATATTCTCTTCTATTAAAGGAGATCAGATAGATCTAAGACGTACTAATTCTGAAGGAGTTAAAGGATTGAAGAACTTCTTAGAATTTGCAGAGAAAGGGTATGTAAATCTTGTCGAATCAGAAGAAGTAAGAAAGAATGACAAGTTAATTCAGTCCATCGCGAAATACCTAAATGCCAATGGTCTAGAGGTGAAGATGAACATAGGTACTTCCGGTTACCGCTTAGATATAGGGGTAGTGGATAAGAATAATCCTAATCAATATATCGTCGGGATATTAGTGGATGGATTAAACTACTATAATGTCAAAACCACTAATGATAGAGAGCTATTAATACCAGGGGTATTAAAAGGATTAGGATGGGATATTTACCGCATATGGACAATCGATTGGTTTAAGAATAAAGAATTAATTATCAAGGATCTTAAGGAGAAGATAGATAATCTTTATACTAACGCAGTAGAGCCAGTAGTGAGTATTAATCCTAATGATTTTATTCATAAGCACTTGGTTGAGATTACTGATACGGGAATTATCTCTAATCAAAAAGCTTATAATCGTGTTGCTTTACAAACGGTGGTTGAGGCTAATCCTGAGGCTATCTATGAAATGAGTAATCGAAATATGATACAGAATCAGATGTATGATCTTATTCAGATAGAGGGGCCCATTAGCCAATCGTATCTATTTAAGAAGATTATGAATGCGTGGAGTATCTCTAGAACGAGCAGTAAATTACAAGCTTATTTCGTGGAATTAGTAAATGCTGTACCTAATACAGTTAGCGTTCCTTCATATCAAGAGTTTTATTGGAATGAAGAAGTCTATAAACGTGGATTGACACATTATAGAGATAACACTATCGAGAAGAGAAATATAGAAGATATCAGCCCTGAAGAGATAGAATTGGCTATTATAGAATTGCTGAAGAGCAACTTTAGTGTGCCACACGAAGATCTAACAAAGGCTATCGGTAAAGCATTTGACTTTAGTAAGCTAGGTAGTCAGATGGATCAAGTGATTCAACATGTGATTAAAAAGATGCTAGTAGAGGACAAGATTATTTATCAGTTCGATAAGATAGTCCTGAAAGAGTAA
- a CDS encoding outer membrane beta-barrel protein: protein MMSLDKKKIYGLMLVILGSTISIAQEINVSLGGHLIVNSQSYTNYKATGALGYNAGMGYRYYLSPQWSIGSEVSYQRYNHKFKELEPKGSWSATDTEENNYEFRYKSRNRKEQINYHIIQIPLTIQYETKGLVKWYVQTGFGIGLIVGTAQSKITMNDLTTSGYYAQWDAVLNGPNFMGFGDFKQINQKNDLALNTRYSWIVESGIKQELSDSQSLYIGGYLDLGLNNLSRDSNYVSKNPISIKNDYDNSIDLHSYWTQEENRLEKFKNYQIGIKIRYSFKTRMRARLIKDDKFY, encoded by the coding sequence ATGATGAGTTTAGATAAAAAGAAAATATATGGATTAATGCTAGTTATACTTGGAAGTACGATAAGCATTGCACAAGAAATAAATGTTTCATTAGGCGGACACCTTATTGTGAACTCTCAGAGCTATACTAATTATAAAGCAACAGGTGCATTGGGATATAACGCAGGGATGGGGTACCGTTATTATTTAAGCCCACAATGGAGTATAGGTTCAGAGGTAAGTTATCAAAGGTATAACCATAAGTTTAAAGAATTAGAGCCAAAGGGAAGTTGGAGTGCCACTGATACAGAGGAAAATAACTATGAGTTTAGGTATAAAAGTAGAAATAGAAAAGAGCAAATTAATTATCATATTATACAGATTCCCTTAACTATCCAGTATGAGACTAAAGGGCTGGTAAAGTGGTATGTACAGACAGGTTTTGGTATAGGTCTTATAGTGGGTACAGCGCAGTCTAAGATAACAATGAATGATTTGACTACTTCTGGATATTATGCTCAATGGGATGCTGTATTAAATGGACCTAACTTTATGGGGTTTGGAGATTTTAAGCAGATTAATCAAAAAAATGATTTAGCATTAAATACACGATATTCTTGGATAGTTGAGTCTGGTATAAAACAAGAATTAAGTGATAGTCAAAGTTTATATATAGGAGGTTATTTAGATTTAGGATTAAATAATTTGTCAAGAGATAGTAATTATGTAAGCAAGAATCCAATCAGTATAAAGAATGATTATGATAATTCTATTGATTTACACAGTTATTGGACGCAAGAAGAAAATAGATTAGAAAAGTTTAAGAATTATCAAATAGGAATAAAAATTAGGTATTCTTTTAAAACCAGAATGCGTGCTAGATTAATTAAGGATGATAAGTTTTACTAA
- a CDS encoding VF530 family DNA-binding protein — MQVSKDPLHGKKLVDILEELVEYYNGFEGLGDQINIRCFTHDPSINSSLKFLRKTPWARDKVESLYLYVLRQKAKQNR, encoded by the coding sequence ATGCAAGTATCTAAAGATCCATTACACGGAAAGAAATTAGTTGATATCCTAGAAGAACTAGTAGAGTATTATAATGGTTTTGAAGGTTTAGGCGATCAAATAAATATTCGTTGTTTTACACATGATCCTAGTATTAATTCTTCCCTTAAGTTTTTAAGGAAAACTCCATGGGCACGGGATAAAGTTGAAAGCTTATACCTATATGTCCTTAGACAAAAAGCAAAGCAAAATAGATAA